The Orenia marismortui DSM 5156 DNA segment ATACTTACAGAAGTAATCACCTTTAATACCTTCTTGATATAGATTATAGCGAGGGTCTTTCTTTACCCCAGGATCAATAATCGTTACTACTTTAAAACCATCCTCAGCTAAATCATTTAACATATGTTTAGGTTGAGGGAACTTCTGTTCATCCCAAGTAAAGACCTTATATTCATCCATATAATGAATATCAAGATGGATTACATCACAGGGAATATCCTTTCTACGAAATTGCTTGGCTATCTCTTTAACCTCTTCCTCAGGATGATAGCTATAACGAGATTGATGATATCCTAAAGACCATTTTGGTGGCAAAGGCATCCTTCCTGTCAAATCTGTATAATTTTTAATTATATCTTTGATACCAGTACCATTAATAAAGTAATAATCTAACTTACCACCTTCAGACCAAAAAGAATAATATTTTTCAGAGTTGAGACCTAAATCAAAATGGGTCTTATAGCTATTATCAAAATAAATTCCATAGTTTCTTCCTTGACTAAATCCAATCAAAAAAGGAATTGATTGATATAAAGGATCTGTGCTTGGTACATGAGGGTTGAAAGTATCGGTATTCCACATAGTATATTTACGTCCTCGTTTATCTAAATATCCAGTCTTCTCCCCTAGTCCATAGAACCTTTCATTTGGCCCTAACTCTTTCCAAGCTCTGACCTCATCACCACTCCAACCTAGAGAATGCTCGCTATAATCTTGATGAATCAAATTACCCTCTAAATCATAAAAACTTAAAAAGAACTTCGTCTTATTAATTACAATTTTTAAAGAGTCTGTTCTTACCTCTAACTTCTCTGCTTTATCTTCAATAGTAAAATTGTTATAAGATAGATCATGCTTAATTACAGCTGGAGTATTACTCAAATCCACTTGATTATCACGCTTAGCCATAACTACTCTAACTATATCACTACTTAAAAACTCTAAGATTATTCTCCCCTCTACTAATCTTAGAACTAATTTGTTTTCTTCTTTGTGATGACCTAAATATTCACTTAAAATAAAATAATTATTGTTTTGATCAAAACTTCCTCTATCTATAATCTCAGAACTATTCATTCTTATCAACTCCTATTTATATCTAGTGTAGAACCCACTTATTTTAAATTTTTAACTGAATCGCGTTCAATTAATTCTATAGAAAGTGTTAATGAATGATCATCAGTTCTCTTACCAGCAATTAGACTAATCAACAGCTCTGTAGCACGCCTTCCCTTTAAAAATACTGGTTGACTTATTGTACTAAGAGAAGGATGTAAAAATTCAGTATAAGGGAAATTATCAAAGCTGACAACTGAAATATCCTCAGGAATATTAAGTTTAAGTTCATTTAACTTCTTATAGATTCCAATACTCATGATATCCGCAGTTGAAAAAATTCCTGTTATATCATGATTCTGATTTAATAACTCCTCTACCCCTTGGTAGCCCCCCTCCATAGAAACACCTACATTACATATATTCTCTTCTTTAATAGGAATATCTCTTTCAAACAATGCCTTTTGATAACCTTTAAATCGTTCCATATCAACGCCATCTTCTATTAATTCGCCACTAATCAAAGCAATCTCCTTATGCCCCAAATCCAATAGATGCTTAGTAGCGATATATCCACCATATTCATCATCAATACCTATTTTATAGAAATTATCATTATCAGTATAGCTATCAATCAAAACTACAGGAACTTTAACTTTAGCTAAACTATTTAAAAGTTTAGGCAGAGCACCAATAATAATTAAACCATCTAAATCTCTTTGCAAAATTATACTTTTTATCTTATCAGCTGTAATAGTAGAAGCAATAAGTAATATACTATAACCTGCTTTTGTACTTGTTGACTCTATACTATTGAGTATATTACCATAGAAGGGATTATCAAAATTGAAATTATCCTTAGTGCTTTTAACTGCTTCATCATTATTACCCCAATCAGGAATTAGCACCCCTATTAAATTACTCTTTTGACCCACCAAATTCCGAGCAGAGAGATTAGGTTGATATCCTAAGCTTTCAACAGCCTTCAACACCTTTTCTTTGGTTTCAACAGTTACATTTCCTTTATTATTAATTACATATGATACTGTAGCAATAGAGACTCCTGCTTCTTTAGCAACATCTTTAATTGTAACCCCCATTAGAACCTCCCCCTTAAGAATTGAAATGATATATGGCTTATAACCATTAACTCTGTATCTCTTAATCATTAGATTGAAGAATTTTAGATAAATTGTATTATAATCATCAAACTTTAGAATAAAAACTACATATATACCTATAGATATTAGGACAGTTTTAACTATTGGCTACTAGCCACTGGATTAGAGCTTATAAAAATAATACTAATAGCTAGAGGCCAAAATATCACTTTATACCCATTAAATTTCATTTTAAGGTTTCTGATCTATATAAAAAAAGCAAACAAGTTAATTTAAACGTTTAAATTAAAGAAAAAAATAAAATACTCTTAGCTAGAGCAGTTCTAAACATTTACTTATAATTGTTAATTAGATATATTTCATACCTCTACCAAATTATAACACCAAACAATTTTGTTGTAAAGAAAATTTTGTTTTAAAATCAGT contains these protein-coding regions:
- a CDS encoding LacI family DNA-binding transcriptional regulator, yielding MGVTIKDVAKEAGVSIATVSYVINNKGNVTVETKEKVLKAVESLGYQPNLSARNLVGQKSNLIGVLIPDWGNNDEAVKSTKDNFNFDNPFYGNILNSIESTSTKAGYSILLIASTITADKIKSIILQRDLDGLIIIGALPKLLNSLAKVKVPVVLIDSYTDNDNFYKIGIDDEYGGYIATKHLLDLGHKEIALISGELIEDGVDMERFKGYQKALFERDIPIKEENICNVGVSMEGGYQGVEELLNQNHDITGIFSTADIMSIGIYKKLNELKLNIPEDISVVSFDNFPYTEFLHPSLSTISQPVFLKGRRATELLISLIAGKRTDDHSLTLSIELIERDSVKNLK